The Sneathiella sp. P13V-1 genome window below encodes:
- a CDS encoding acyl-CoA dehydrogenase — translation MGEYNAPLKDMRFVLNHVIGLDELNSMEAFAHAESDVVDAVLEEASKLATNVLSPLNKAGDLAGTSVTDGVVKSPEGWSDAYKQFAEGGWNGVSGPEDYDGGAMPQAVTLATVEMWNSSNMAFALCPLLTQGAIESLIAHGTDEQKETYLQKLVTGEWTATMNLTESHAGSDVGALRTKAEPADDGSWRIKGQKIFITYGEHEMADNIIHLVLARTPGSPAGTKGISLFIVPKFLVNEDGSLGARNDLKCVSVEEKIGIHASPTCVMSYGDNDECVGYLIGGENKGMACMFTMMNNARLNVGLQGLAIAERAYQQSVEYALDRKQGRAIGAEKGESSSIVKHADVRRNLMSMRSQIEAMRCLVYLNGAALDKGHNHPDEDVRKEAMGLAELLTPLSKAWCTDLGVELSSTAVQIHGGMGFIEETGVGQYYRDARILPIYEGTNGIQALDLIGRKLSMQGGEPVRKLMTEMEELSHQMNSSDDEDLQGISRHLGVAVTALKDATDWMYTNAPNDPNSAPAGATPYLRMFATTVGGYLMAKSAVKAKELLGAADADTKFLNSKVTTARYFAAQILPQVAALLGPVTEGPELLFAIDEDDLVA, via the coding sequence ATGGGCGAATATAACGCACCACTGAAAGATATGCGCTTTGTTCTCAATCATGTCATTGGGCTTGATGAACTAAACAGCATGGAAGCGTTTGCACATGCTGAGAGTGATGTCGTGGATGCTGTTTTGGAAGAGGCTTCCAAACTGGCGACCAACGTCCTCTCTCCTCTGAATAAAGCCGGTGATCTGGCAGGTACTTCTGTGACAGATGGTGTTGTTAAATCTCCTGAAGGCTGGAGTGATGCCTATAAACAGTTTGCTGAAGGCGGTTGGAATGGTGTTTCTGGTCCGGAAGATTATGACGGCGGTGCAATGCCTCAGGCGGTCACGCTTGCAACTGTCGAAATGTGGAACTCCTCCAACATGGCTTTTGCCCTTTGCCCATTGCTGACACAGGGTGCGATTGAGTCTCTGATTGCCCATGGCACGGATGAGCAGAAAGAAACTTATCTGCAGAAGCTGGTCACGGGTGAGTGGACAGCTACAATGAACCTGACAGAAAGCCATGCAGGTTCTGATGTGGGCGCACTTCGTACAAAAGCTGAGCCTGCTGACGATGGGTCCTGGAGAATTAAAGGTCAGAAGATTTTCATCACCTATGGTGAACATGAAATGGCTGACAATATTATTCACCTTGTACTGGCTCGCACTCCAGGTTCGCCAGCGGGTACAAAAGGCATTTCCCTTTTCATCGTACCGAAATTCCTTGTGAACGAAGATGGATCTTTAGGCGCGCGTAACGACTTGAAATGCGTATCTGTTGAAGAGAAAATTGGTATTCACGCCAGCCCAACCTGTGTCATGTCCTATGGCGATAACGATGAGTGCGTAGGTTACCTGATCGGCGGTGAAAACAAAGGTATGGCCTGCATGTTCACAATGATGAACAATGCCCGCCTGAATGTTGGCCTGCAAGGTTTGGCAATTGCTGAACGGGCGTATCAGCAGTCTGTAGAATACGCGCTGGATCGTAAACAGGGCCGGGCGATCGGTGCTGAAAAAGGTGAAAGCTCTTCAATTGTTAAGCACGCGGATGTTCGCCGCAACCTGATGAGCATGCGTTCGCAGATCGAAGCAATGCGCTGCCTTGTATATCTGAACGGTGCTGCACTTGATAAAGGGCACAACCATCCTGACGAAGACGTCCGCAAAGAAGCAATGGGCCTTGCGGAACTTTTGACACCACTATCAAAAGCATGGTGTACAGATCTGGGTGTTGAGCTGTCATCAACTGCTGTCCAAATCCACGGCGGTATGGGCTTTATCGAAGAAACCGGTGTTGGTCAATATTACCGCGATGCCCGTATTCTTCCTATTTATGAAGGTACAAACGGCATTCAGGCGCTGGATCTGATCGGCCGTAAACTTTCCATGCAAGGCGGTGAGCCTGTTCGCAAACTAATGACGGAAATGGAAGAACTGTCCCATCAGATGAACAGCAGTGATGATGAAGACCTGCAGGGCATTTCCCGTCATCTTGGTGTGGCTGTGACTGCGCTTAAAGACGCAACGGACTGGATGTACACAAATGCACCAAATGATCCAAACTCCGCCCCAGCAGGTGCAACGCCTTACCTGCGTATGTTCGCGACAACTGTCGGCGGATATCTGATGGCGAAATCAGCTGTGAAAGCGAAAGAATTACTTGGCGCTGCGGATGCTGATACGAAATTCCTGAACAGCAAAGTGACGACAGCCCGCTACTTCGCGGCACAAATCCTGCCGCAGGTGGCTGCATTGCTTGGCCCTGTTACAGAAGGCCCTGAATTGCTGTTTGCAATCGACGAGGATGACCTTGTTGCGTAA